The sequence TATTTGCCACACTGCTCACAGACGAAGAATGTGTGTTGGATCAGGTTCCCGATCTAGCTGATATAGGGACCTCTATAAAACTACTCGAAACCCTTGGTAAAAAAGTGAAACGCCAAGGGGCTCGTCTTGTTATTTCCAAAGGTCAATCTTTAACAGGCGTGGCTCCCTATGAATTGGTCCGTCGCATGCGGGCCAGTGTTCTTGTAATGGGGCCCCTGTTGGCCCGGCGGAAAAAAGCCGAGGTCAGTATGCCGGGCGGATGCGCCATTGGGGCCCGGCCGGTGAATTACCACATCGATGGGTTCGAGCGGATGGGAGTGACGGTTCGCATTCATGAAGGATATGTGGATTGTAAAACCAAGGGTTTAATCGGTGCGCTTATTCCTCTCCCCTATCCCAGCGTGGGAGCCACTGAAAATTTGTTGATGGGGGCTGCGCTCGCCAAAGGAACCACCATAATTCAAAATGCCGCGAGAGAGCCGGAAGTGGTGGATTTGGGGCACATGCTTCAAAAAATGGGCGCGTCCATTCAAGGTTTGGAAACGTCTGAAATTGTGATCCAAGGAGTCAAGAAATTGGCGGGTGTAACACACCGTGTGATTCCAGATCGCATTGAGGCGGGAACGTTTTTGATCGCCGCCGCGGCCTGCAAAGGAGACATCATCATTGAAAATATTAATTTGTCTCATCTTGAAAAGGTGGTGCAACCTCTCCAAAAGGCCGGGCTATTGATAGAGAAAAAGGGAGAGTTCGTTCACGCGAAATGGTTGAAGCCACTCAAATCTCTTGGGGTGCAAACAGATGTGTACCCGGCGTTCCCGACAGACATGCAGGCCCAGTGGATGGCGCTTATGAGTATCACAAAAGGCAACTGTGTTGTGAAAGAAACTGTTTTTGAAAACCGGTTTTTGCACGTTCAAGAACTACTCCGTTTTGGGGCCGATATCCAATTGGAAGGAAAGAACGCAAAAATTAGAGGAGTGGATCACCTCTCCGGATGCAGTTGTATGGTCAGTGATTTAAGAGCAGGGGCCGCCTTGGTCATTGCCGGGTTGGCCGCGAAGGGAAAAACCACGGTTCTTCGCGTCTACCATTTGGACCGGGGCTACGAGAGATTGGAAAAGAAACTCGAGAAGTTGGGGGCCCGAATTAAGAGGGTCAATAAACCAGCTTAATAAATGATGACATCGCAATTTCATGTTAATTTGCGAAGAAAACAGGTGATCATCGTTGCCCCGGCACGCTTCTTGGCCGTCCAGCTCAATGATAATTTATTGTTCTGGACAGTACCGGCCAAGATTATTATGGAACGGTACGGGGCCCAGGTGT is a genomic window of Elusimicrobiota bacterium containing:
- the murA gene encoding UDP-N-acetylglucosamine 1-carboxyvinyltransferase, translating into MAVMTESPKEEKVDQFEIVGGAKLKGSVVISGSKNAALPCLFATLLTDEECVLDQVPDLADIGTSIKLLETLGKKVKRQGARLVISKGQSLTGVAPYELVRRMRASVLVMGPLLARRKKAEVSMPGGCAIGARPVNYHIDGFERMGVTVRIHEGYVDCKTKGLIGALIPLPYPSVGATENLLMGAALAKGTTIIQNAAREPEVVDLGHMLQKMGASIQGLETSEIVIQGVKKLAGVTHRVIPDRIEAGTFLIAAAACKGDIIIENINLSHLEKVVQPLQKAGLLIEKKGEFVHAKWLKPLKSLGVQTDVYPAFPTDMQAQWMALMSITKGNCVVKETVFENRFLHVQELLRFGADIQLEGKNAKIRGVDHLSGCSCMVSDLRAGAALVIAGLAAKGKTTVLRVYHLDRGYERLEKKLEKLGARIKRVNKPA